Proteins encoded together in one Lathyrus oleraceus cultivar Zhongwan6 chromosome 5, CAAS_Psat_ZW6_1.0, whole genome shotgun sequence window:
- the LOC127080877 gene encoding uncharacterized protein LOC127080877 gives MTKLFLNTLSPFYYERIVVSAPSDYTEMVNMGMRLEEGVCEGQLKESGSSRSSKRYGNFLSKKKVHDANAISHEMHMRSPRSNQRQQHVASVTLIINPAPVVQVTPNYQPRFQQRTHQQNHQQNRVQRQAQFDPILMSYAELYPALIQNNFVQTRTPPSIPKELPWWYKFDHHCAFHQTSPGHDIENCLALKVEVKRLVQRNILSFEHYGPNVQANPLRKNGGATVNMVEGCPGNYCVFNVNLIRRSLVEMHGTLCELSYYENDHVSCCIWSRNPRGCSVVKRDLEEMLDGNLIQITRDRDEDEHGVNVIVPHFSIPELVMVAYNSQNSAASPLVIRLEGPAPYESNKVVPYK, from the coding sequence atgacaaagcTGTTTTTGAACACTTTGAGTCCGTTTTACTATGAAAGAATAGTTGTAAGTGCTCCTAGTGATTATACCGAGATGGTcaacatggggatgagactagaagaGGGTGTATGTGAGGGACAATTGAAAGAGAGTGGTTCTTCTAGAAGTTCCAAGAGATATGGGAATTTTTTGTCCAAAAAGAAGGTACATGATGCTAATGCTATTTCACACGAAATGCATATGAGATCTCCGAGAAGCAATCAACGTCAGCAACATGTGGCGTCAGTTACCCTGATTATTAATCCTGCTCCAGTTGTTCAAGTAACACCAAATTATCAACCACGTTTTCAACAACGTACCCATCAACAGAATCATCAACAAAATCGTGTCCAAAGACAAGCACAATTTGATCCCATTCTGATGTCCTATGCGGAATTATATCCTGCTTTGATACAAAATAATTTTGTACAGACTAGAACTCCACCATCTATTCCAAAGGAACTCCCGTGGTGGTATAAATTTGATCATCATTGTGCATTCCATCAAACTTCACCTGGTCATGACATTGAAAATTGTCTTGCTTTGAAAGTTGAAGTGAAGAGATTAGTGCAAAGAAATATTTTGTCTTTTGAACACTATGGTCCTAATGTACAAGCTAATCCGTTGCGTAAAAATGGTGGTGCAACTGTGAATATGGTTGAGGGATGTCCTGGAAATTACTGTGTCTTTAATGTCAATCTGATTAGAAGATCCTTGGTCGAGATGCATGGAACTTTGTGCGAGCTGAGTTATTATGAGAACGATCATGTTTCTTGTTGTATCTGGTCAAGAAACCCTCGAGGGTGTTCTGTGGTAAAGAGAGATTTAGAAGAGATGCTGGATGGAAATCTTATCCAGATTACCAGAGATAGGGACGAAGATGAGCATGGTGTGAATGTCATAGTTCCTCACTTCAGTATCCCCGAACTAGTTATGGTTGCTTACAATAGTCAAAACTCTGCTGCTTCTCCTTTGGTTATTCGTCTAGAGGGTCCTGCACCCTATGAATCTAACAAAGTTGTTCCTTACAAATAA